Proteins encoded in a region of the Mucispirillum schaedleri ASF457 genome:
- a CDS encoding MFS transporter: MHLHLRLPFRLDPDTFSALKSKDFTIFLAGQSAAMTGVWVQKLANSWLVYRLTESPLKLGFIELLANAPIFIVGLLAGAYLEQHDKRKTLMLTQFLTMLHAVIMAVLVFTNIINYYFIMALSLYLGIVSAIDMPARQSSILLMVKSRKTLKSALALQSMTFNLSRLIGPSIAGFIVYYAGEGLCFLLTAILYLPVLFVLYRIKFNEMPHDNKKHNMIKDVADGLKYVKNFYALKTMFIFLAVFGLFSYSYTVMFPIFAKDILHGNSRLLGLLMGLFGFGAIIGAFSVASIMRLEAMPKPVIKVSLLYSLSLAVFAISPYPALSMITVIPAGLGLVATFIAANTLFQTISSVEMRSRVISIYTIVNLGLGPIGCFLAGSITEHMPPQATMLIWCFIMMLASFYLFLNMKKINKEIRPIIRDLDKTA, encoded by the coding sequence ATGCACCTTCATTTAAGACTTCCTTTCAGGCTGGACCCAGACACATTTTCTGCCCTTAAATCAAAAGATTTCACAATATTTCTTGCTGGTCAGTCTGCTGCTATGACTGGTGTATGGGTGCAGAAACTTGCAAATTCATGGCTTGTTTACAGGCTGACAGAATCCCCTTTAAAACTAGGGTTTATTGAGCTTTTAGCTAATGCACCTATTTTCATTGTAGGGCTTTTAGCTGGTGCATATCTTGAACAGCATGATAAAAGAAAAACTTTAATGCTTACTCAGTTTCTTACAATGCTCCATGCTGTTATTATGGCAGTGCTTGTTTTTACAAATATAATAAACTATTATTTTATTATGGCTTTAAGCCTGTATCTTGGTATAGTTTCAGCAATAGATATGCCTGCAAGGCAGTCATCTATTCTTTTAATGGTGAAAAGCAGAAAAACTTTAAAAAGTGCCCTTGCTTTGCAGTCTATGACATTTAATTTATCTCGGCTTATAGGGCCATCTATTGCAGGTTTTATTGTATATTATGCGGGAGAAGGGCTTTGTTTTTTACTAACAGCCATACTATACCTGCCTGTTTTGTTTGTGCTTTACCGCATAAAATTTAATGAAATGCCCCATGATAATAAAAAACATAATATGATAAAAGATGTAGCAGACGGCTTAAAATATGTTAAAAACTTTTATGCACTTAAAACTATGTTTATATTTTTGGCTGTTTTTGGTCTGTTTTCTTATTCATATACTGTCATGTTTCCAATATTTGCAAAAGATATTCTTCACGGAAATTCAAGACTTTTAGGGCTTTTAATGGGGCTTTTTGGATTTGGAGCAATAATAGGTGCTTTCTCTGTGGCATCAATTATGAGGCTTGAAGCTATGCCAAAACCTGTGATTAAAGTAAGCCTTTTATACTCTTTAAGTTTAGCTGTGTTTGCCATATCGCCATACCCTGCTCTTTCTATGATTACAGTTATCCCTGCAGGGCTTGGGCTTGTAGCAACTTTTATAGCAGCAAACACACTTTTTCAGACTATATCATCAGTAGAAATGAGAAGCAGAGTTATAAGTATATATACTATTGTTAATTTAGGGCTTGGACCTATCGGCTGTTTTCTAGCCGGCTCTATTACGGAACATATGCCACCACAGGCAACTATGCTTATATGGTGCTTTATAATGATGCTTGCTTCTTTTTATCTTTTTCTTAATATGAAAAAAATCAATAAAGAAATCCGACCAATAATTAGGGATTTGGATAAAACAGCTTAA